The sequence ATTACCGGAGGCGCGATGGCCTCCGTCCTCCTGGACGCCGACTCCGTGCGCAAGGCGCTGCGCCAGAAGCAGGCGGACCAGGTCAGCCTCGCCGTGCTGACCGGCCCCGGCGCCACCGTGGTATCCGGGGACGCCCAGCAGGTCGCCGCCCTGACGGCCCGCTGGGAGGCCGCAGGAGTACCTGCCCGCCTGATCGACGTCGACGTCGCCTCCCACAGTGCCCAGGTCGAACCCATCCTCGTCGACCTCGGCCAGGCCCTGTCAGACATCCGCCCTGCCACCGCGACCATCCCGCTGTACTCGACCGTCACCCACGACCCCCTCACCCCCGGCCCTCTCGATGCCGCGTACTGGGTGCGCAACCAACGCGACACCGTCCGCTTCCATCCCGCCGTCGAGTCCGCGCTCGGGCGCGGACACCGGGTGTTCGTCGAGTGCACCGCCCACCCCCTGGCCGTTCGCCCCATCCAGGACTCCGCGCGCCGACTGGGCATCCACGATGTCGTCGCCATCGGCACCCTGCGCGAGGGAACCGACGACCAGAGCGCCTTCCTCACCCATCTCGCAGCCCTGCACTGCGCCGGACATCACGGAATCGACTGGCTCCGCCACTCGCAGGGCGAACTGGCCGACGTCCCCACCACCTCCTGGAACCGGGAGCGACACGGCGGCGACCGGACGCCGTACCGCCTCATCGCGCCCCACCTGGTCGGTGCTGCTGAGCACCCTCTGCTCGGGGGCGAGGTCCGTGACCCGGAGCGGGCCGGCCGCTGGCTCTGGCAGACCCCGATCGGTCCGACCCGCCTGCCCTGGCTGGCTGACCACCAAGTGGCCGGCACGCCGGTCCTGCCCGGCACCGCCTTCGCCGAGATGATCCTGGCAGCCGGATCCCGCGCCTTCGGCACCGCCCACGTCCGCGCCAGCCGCGTGCAAGTGTCACACCCTCTGGTCCTCGACCCCGAACCCCTGGTCACCACCACGCTGGTCACGGACGGCGGCACCGCGCGCGTGGAGATCGTCACACACACCGAACAGGGAACCGTGACGCACGCCCGCGGCACAGTCACCCGGTACACCCCGGCGGGCACCGCCACTGAGTACGACGCGACGCATGACCCCGACACGGCCGCATGGCACGACAGCCCGCCGGAAAGCCTCCACCGTCACCTTCGCGAACACCGCGACGTCTTCCACGGCCCCGCGTTCACCGCCATCGACCACATCCGTACCGACCCCGAGCGGGACGAGGCCGTCGCCGGGCTCCGTCTGGCCCCCTCCGCACGGGTCTCCTCCCACGCGCTGCTCCTGCACCCCGCCCTGGCCGACGAACTTGTCCAGGTCGTCGCCTCCGTGTGGCTGGACCACCACGTCGTCGAACCCGGCCCCGTCGTCGTCGCCGGATTCGACGACGTGATCGTCCTCGGAAGCGCCGCGCACGCCCGCACAGCGCACGTGCGGATCGACGAGGCCGACGAGCTCACCTGCTCCGCCACGGCCCGCCTGCTCACCGCCGACGGCACCTTGGTGGCCGAGATCCGCGGCCTGCGCCTGGCCAACATCACCCCGCCCGCCCAACGGTTCGCCTCCCGTCTGTCCCACCTGGCCTGGGTTCCCGAACCCGCCCGACAGGACGACAGCGCCCGATCCGTGGCCCACTGGCTGCTCCTCACCGACCCGAGCCAACCGTGGTCCCGGGAACTGGCGGAGGTCCTGCGCCGACGCGGCGCCGACACCAGCCGGCTGTCCCGAAACGAAGCCTCGACGGCCCTGCTGGCCCCGAAGGCCTACGAGGGCGTCGTATTCATCACTGCCCGGCCCGGGCCCGGGCACGACCCCTCACGCGCCGCCTACGAGGAGACGGCCGCGCTCGTCGCCGTGGTGCGACGGCTCGCTGCCCTCCGACGTCCACCGCGCCTCATGGTACTCACCCGCACCTCGGCCGACGCCGACCCCGCGGCATCCCTGGCTGCAGCAGGACTCGGCGGACTGCTGCGCACGGCTGCCTACGAGCATCCCGAACTCGCAGCGAGCTCGCTCGCATTCGGCCCGGACACGCCGCTCGACACCGTCGCCGACGAACTGCTGAACCCCGGTCCACCCTTCGCTCAGACCTGGCTGCGGCCCGACGGCCGACACGTCGCCCGCATCTGCCCCGGAGGCGACACTCCGCCGCCCGGTGCGGGATCCGTCCTGGTACGCCCGCAAGCGTCGTACGTCGTCACCGGAGCCATGGGCGGCCTGGGCCTGGTCACCGTCGAGTGGTTGGCCGGGCACGGCGCCGAGCGCGTCATAGCCTGCGCGCGCTCCGCCCCCACCGGGCCCACCGCCGCCCGCCTGACCGCGTTGCGCCGGGCGGGCGCCGAGGTGGAGGTCGTCCTCGGCGACATCGCCCACCCCGCCGTCGCCGCACGCTGCGTGCAAGCGGCGACCGCCCGAGGCGCGCTCCTCAAGGGCGTGCTCCACTGCGCCGGCGTGGTCGAGGACGCCACCCTCGGCTCCCTGGACGACGCGCTCCTGGAACGCGTCTGGCGGGGCAAGGCAGCCGGGGCCTGGACGCTCCACGAGGCCACCGCCGGGCATGACCTCGACCACTTCGTCCTCTTCTCCTCCGAAGCCTCCCTCCTCGGCTCCCCCGGCCAGGGCGGCTACGCCGCCGCCAACGCCTTTCTCGACGCCCTGGCCCTCTGGCGCCGATCACACGCTCTGCCTGCCACAGCCGTCCAGTGGGGAGCATGGCGAGACGTAGGCCGCGGCCAGCACCTGGCTGCCCGGGGCTTCCTGACCATCAGCCCCGCCGACGGCATGGACGCCCTCGAACGCATCCTCGCGGCCGGCCACACCACCACCGCCTACTCCCCATTGGACGCACACCGCTGGACCGCCCCCTACCCGCACCTGCGGCACTCCCCACTGATGGCCGCGATCCTCGACACCGCTCCCACCGAGAACATCACCTCGCCCGTACGCCTGGCCGTCTCCGCCGCCGGGCATCCGGGCGAGCGTCGACAGATCCTCGAGACCTTCGTCATCGACAGCATCCGCGAGCTCCTCGGCGGCACCACCCGCCACATCGGCGCACACACCAACATGATCCTGCTGGGCATGGACTCCCTCGGTGCCGTGCAGCTCCAACAGCGCCTCCAGCGCGCCTTGGACGTCACCATTAAGCCCGGCGTCATCTGGGTCAAACCCAGCCCCGCCGCCCTCGCCGACTGGCTCCTCGAACACCTGGGCCACGGCCACGCGGCCACCGGTCAGGAGGACGTCCGATGAGAGGACGCTACGACCGCCTGCACTACGTCCGTACCCTCCACCCCGAGCGCGACTGCGAGGAGATCGCCACGCTCGTCACCCGCTACGAGTTCCCGTTCGAGTACCGCTTCGGCTTCGCCTTCGGCATCATGAACGACTGCGCCTTCCCCACCGTCAGCCAGGTGTTCGCCGCCACCGGACAGATCCGCCACCACGGACAGAAACGCTACGACGACGGGATGCTCTTCGAGTACGAGATGAAACGCCTCGGCCTCGACTCCCTCCACGGCCGCGCGACCGTCCGCAAGCTCAACCGCATCCACAGCCACTACGGCATCTCCAACGACGACTACCTGGCCACCCTCGCCTCCCACGTCCTCACGCCGATCCAATGGATCAACGCCTACGGCTGGCGCCCCCTCAGCGACCACGAATCCCGCGCCCTCGTCGCCGTCAACAACCGGATGGGCCGTCTGATGGGCATCAAGGACATCCCCGACGACCTGGACGGGCACGCCGAGCTGTTCGCCACAGCCCTACGCGAACGCGCCCGCTACCATCCCGCCAACCAGGAGGTCGCCCACCAGATCATCCGCGTGGTCCAAAGCTGGTGGCCCCCGCCGCTACGCCGCTACGCCCCCGCGGTCACCGCCGCCCTCATCGCCCCGGACGTCCGGTCGTTACTCGGCCTCGAGCAGGCCTCTCCCGTCCTCACCCGCAGCGTCCGCACCGCGCTGGCCCTGCGGGGCGCTCTCGTCCGAAGGACCCCTCCACGCCCCGACCACCGCCCCT comes from Streptomyces sp. TLI_053 and encodes:
- a CDS encoding type I polyketide synthase; this translates as MPIAIIGIGCRFPGSVRSASGLWALAAGGYRTAGPVPPQRWDASALAAVHDPDEARAAGWGCFIDGDPWAWDPYALSVAPSERESVDPQFRLLAEVAWEAVEHAGIPTDRIRGSRTGVYMGTYAPDNLFREARPPEEAPNSPYLFGNFTAGAAGRIAFAMDLRGPVMVISTHCSSGLVAVDSACAALTLGECDTALAGAVLLMLSPQTHVLEAPLLLSRSGACHAFDARADGYVRGEGAGVLLLKRLTDAKRDGDRVLAVIRGSAVNNDGQSSRLTAPSTEMQQQVFRTAVERAEIDAGDVGLVEAHGPGTAVGDPVEYASIDAVYGSGRGRCALGSVKTNIGHCEPVSGIAGAIKAVECLRRGLVVPNAGFRQWNPSIPRDDASRLFVPTRLAHWPVADTPRLAAVCSYGVSGTNAHLVLEAPPRYTRATRRAPTDGRPRLLPLSATSSASLSLAAGNLAHWLGGEGADTPLDDIVHTLAVRRSHAEQRLCVVARDRHQLATGVEAFAEGTEHPNVVAGGTILPPAHPGPVFVYTGQGSQRVGMCQGVLREEPVFQDVIGRLEPLIAAEADFSLRRVLTHPEQLTGLARIQPTLFAVQLALTAMWQSWGVEPSAVIGQSLGEVAAAVVAGALTLEDGVKVICRRSARLATITGGAMASVLLDADSVRKALRQKQADQVSLAVLTGPGATVVSGDAQQVAALTARWEAAGVPARLIDVDVASHSAQVEPILVDLGQALSDIRPATATIPLYSTVTHDPLTPGPLDAAYWVRNQRDTVRFHPAVESALGRGHRVFVECTAHPLAVRPIQDSARRLGIHDVVAIGTLREGTDDQSAFLTHLAALHCAGHHGIDWLRHSQGELADVPTTSWNRERHGGDRTPYRLIAPHLVGAAEHPLLGGEVRDPERAGRWLWQTPIGPTRLPWLADHQVAGTPVLPGTAFAEMILAAGSRAFGTAHVRASRVQVSHPLVLDPEPLVTTTLVTDGGTARVEIVTHTEQGTVTHARGTVTRYTPAGTATEYDATHDPDTAAWHDSPPESLHRHLREHRDVFHGPAFTAIDHIRTDPERDEAVAGLRLAPSARVSSHALLLHPALADELVQVVASVWLDHHVVEPGPVVVAGFDDVIVLGSAAHARTAHVRIDEADELTCSATARLLTADGTLVAEIRGLRLANITPPAQRFASRLSHLAWVPEPARQDDSARSVAHWLLLTDPSQPWSRELAEVLRRRGADTSRLSRNEASTALLAPKAYEGVVFITARPGPGHDPSRAAYEETAALVAVVRRLAALRRPPRLMVLTRTSADADPAASLAAAGLGGLLRTAAYEHPELAASSLAFGPDTPLDTVADELLNPGPPFAQTWLRPDGRHVARICPGGDTPPPGAGSVLVRPQASYVVTGAMGGLGLVTVEWLAGHGAERVIACARSAPTGPTAARLTALRRAGAEVEVVLGDIAHPAVAARCVQAATARGALLKGVLHCAGVVEDATLGSLDDALLERVWRGKAAGAWTLHEATAGHDLDHFVLFSSEASLLGSPGQGGYAAANAFLDALALWRRSHALPATAVQWGAWRDVGRGQHLAARGFLTISPADGMDALERILAAGHTTTAYSPLDAHRWTAPYPHLRHSPLMAAILDTAPTENITSPVRLAVSAAGHPGERRQILETFVIDSIRELLGGTTRHIGAHTNMILLGMDSLGAVQLQQRLQRALDVTIKPGVIWVKPSPAALADWLLEHLGHGHAATGQEDVR
- a CDS encoding oxygenase MpaB family protein, producing MRGRYDRLHYVRTLHPERDCEEIATLVTRYEFPFEYRFGFAFGIMNDCAFPTVSQVFAATGQIRHHGQKRYDDGMLFEYEMKRLGLDSLHGRATVRKLNRIHSHYGISNDDYLATLASHVLTPIQWINAYGWRPLSDHESRALVAVNNRMGRLMGIKDIPDDLDGHAELFATALRERARYHPANQEVAHQIIRVVQSWWPPPLRRYAPAVTAALIAPDVRSLLGLEQASPVLTRSVRTALALRGALVRRTPPRPDHRPYRPNPRSYPTGWTLDHLGPVPSTAKDENQSP